The Aedes albopictus strain Foshan chromosome 2, AalbF5, whole genome shotgun sequence region atattattGATAATaatatgtgagtaatcgtaaggtgttctacaactcatttcaaacgaaactTGGGTTAGTTAGTTTTCGAACACCGACATTTTTGCGAAAAAAGTCTAGTTTCAcaaactggtggggtgttaggggattaaatttctcatatcggaaatcgttcagggaatccagaaaaaatattatttttttgatacagtgttgccagatatcatatttttcaattttaaaactaaaaatcgatttttctcaaaatacgtatattttgattttaaaaattttgattccatcgtgtttatcagacgcttttcaatcgaaaaagcttaactccccaaggtaatttgcgtcgttcctgagataaagcgtttttaagaaaaatattcatttttttcatataatgtatcatataaaatcaggtgcagtttataaatttcacaaaaaaacattgtccgatgccatataaagacgttttgtgatgatttgaacaatatctagtataataaggattaaaaaaatgtgacagtgttgccagttcatcaattatgagtcgatcgtaatggactagcataacctgttgatctaaaaaatgtatctattgagatacaggtattcttcgatataacgtaccctcgatataaagTACCGTCGATATAgagaattcgatataacgtacattttgcttcgatataacgtacaacattgaacttttcattttttcccaggattaaccatcagataaactacgaaatcactcatatcaatgctgtgttgcagcatCAGCCTTGTaacccaaaattagcgcaatttggggaaaaaatttgtgtacgttatatcgaagcaaaatgtacgttctatcgaagcacaaaaaacgaaatgagtttttcatgAAATCATCATTTAGGGTTCATTTCACGTCAAAAACATCAAcattaagctaagtttcctgttgccaagtagagcgctcaagtaaaatttcacctttttctgtaagtaattttgacatttgtctaattgacagcattttaacgcaacgatgctgtaagaaggatgtgaggaaaagggcaccaggttgtttacaatttggacttagagaattttcgttcgtttcctcaggaaacgttattgaaattgaaatgtactttttcgcgcgcgtgtgggggaaatgattcaatttataacttttgggtgggcttctaGGGAAAATTCAGATAAagattccaacggagttgtgaagctttccaaggaGAATAATGATGAAAGACATTGCGCTGAGATTCTGGGGGAActcattccgtacgaaggtttttctctgggatttcgcagaaaatcctcttgaaattcttccaggtattccaccgGAACATCAACCAGGAGTTCGCCGGTGTTTCTCATAAAATGTCCCAGAGATTTTTattggaatttctacaaaaacccTCCATGCAGGAACTAATGTTTTTCCAGGATTTAGGAGCATGGGATCTTCTaggatctaggagttccttcagggttttccccagaggtgttttctaagattctaccagaagtttttttgaaccatcctccaataatttcaaccgggatttccctagtatttttttttttggttcactcatatatttattcggagattcccgcaggaattccttccgggatcattccaagagttccttctaggattttctacaggaatgcattctaagatttctccaggagttttttttttctaaaatagaacTATTTGGCATCCCTCTAGGTTTTCTCTAGGCGTTTCTTATATGAATCCTCAAaaaattacttttgggatttctccaggaattgtttatcaGATTTATCTAGGATatccttcctccagcaacttttcccgggattccttcagaagcttcttctgaGTCTCCACTAGGAGTAACTTTATAGGTTCCtcttatagtttcttctggtttttctccaagatattcttttaagattacaccaggagtttttttttctgtttttatgtatgggaaaattaaaaaatcgtcaaatattggggggcaaacctatgcttgacctgtttttatttcccTATATGATAGTACACTATGATTCATGTTCATAAGCTGCAAAcactcaatattgccaaaaatgcacattggacaaatatgcttccaccggcagttcagaggtaattttagatcatttcctgggaaactcctggaggaatttcttagaaactcatcagagaaattcaaaagaatttatgtaggaattcccgaggaactcctacaagaatttacggggaactcctggatatactcccggcgaactcctgaaagaattaacTGGGAACTTCCGGAtgcattcccggggaactcccggaagttttatcggggatttcctggaggaagcacCTGAaagtttctggatgatttcctggggaatccctggaggagcttccgggacactccttgaagaattcccggggaactcctggaggacttcccgaggatctcctacgggaatatccgggaaactttggaggaattcctgataatctcctgaaggaagaacttgaggagaactgctggatgaattcccgtgaactcctgggggacattctagaggaattatcggggaactcctgaaagaactcttttaggatttttcgagaACTAGGAAACCTCATATTTCTTTCGACAGatcaagagcaatgctgcagattctcacataattccctTCTTCCAGAAAACAAACATATTCACTGAACTGGAATTGTTTTAAAATTAACcacacactgggaaaaaaatcttcattccttctatgtgtccgggacatggatttttgcaatgggggtaaacaaatgttttccattagtgtgactcatacttttgatgaggcaccatatagcaccgactcatacaatttagagcacatactattcatgtgctaatttgcctgcgtaatcgggtattggttgcatatactttggatgtagtttggcacatggatatttgccattaagtatgaggcaattttcctgagtgcagGAAATCCGCAGTGCTTccgacggatttcgcgccaactcgaacaaatgttggcagcaccctctcagattacaacgaaactttctgggtgtgtagaccttgcccagataagccactttgcatactcatttttctattttttttttctcgacttacttttgaaaagggctaaactttttttatggatttttaaaaaaagtttttaatcaaaaaatgactactcctacaaaaaagtgttgtatgggtggttatcacaaaataagtcaaattttaagaaaaaaatactgaaaaaaatccaaaatgagctctacactgaaaaaaatcatttctaaaaattcaaagttgatttaaaaaaaacaccatttttgattttgatgaaattttgtctcaagacaggtaattatgtttcctaccaaccgtccatacatcacaagatgggcacttttaaggaaaaaaagtttttctaacattttctcgttcgaatgattttttttcagtgtattttgttagcaacaataaaaccagtgaaggccataacaatccctgTTACCGGCAACCCTGCCACTGAAAAGTCTCTCAACTAATTTGAGTAGTGTGCGTGTGGCTAATTGAAGTAATGAGAGATCTGTCAGTCAATTGTCAGATAGCTGTCAAATATAGATTGAAGATTAAAAGTGCAGAATCATCGAGGCGACTTTCAGAAAACCCATCACTATcaagtaattaataaaatttccatatataaaacTATTTCTAGATATAGATCTTATTTCAGATTAGCTAAATTGTAGAAGTTAAAAAAGTTATATTGTTGAACTAGAACTATGGCGAGGTATAAGGAGACTAAATGTAAGTAAATTGAAATGGAAAATGAACTAGTATGTTACTAATGGTaataaatttacagctttgaGCTTACTTTCGATCGGGAACAACGACGAGTTTGCTTCGTAAGACCTCCGAAACCGAACGTTCTCAACAATAACTCAAAGATTTATCGACCGGAGAATGGAGAAATCATTCGTCCGCCAAACCCGTTCCAAGACCAAGGCTGCGAGAATCGCTAATCCCACCGGTGTACTCCCTAGTACTACGGGCCAAGCCCCGGACTCGGCAGATGATGAATTCGTGCCTTCGTTGATCGATTCCGAGCACGGACAGGACCATGACTGTGCGGTATGTGATCGACCCAACAATGCGGAGTGGTATATGGTCCAATGCGGAGGATGCAAGCGTTGGTACCACTTCTCCTGCGCCAGGGTGGATACGAAGACGGTTCATTCAAAAGAGTTCGTCTGTGTGGAGTGTTCGCGAAAGCAGATTTCCCAGCGGTCAGTCCAATCAGTGTCTGGCCGATCTAGTGCTGCAAGTAGTCGACGGTCGCAGTATGAACGTGAACTCCAACGTCTGGAAGACGAGCGACGCGCCGAAGAACAGGTCGAAGAAGAGCGTAGACGGCAGGAAAAGCTGCTAATGGAGAAAGCCGCCAAGGAGAAGCTggagcgggaaaaacagttcaTCGCCAAAAAACACGAACTGCTTCGCCTTCAAGACGACGAGATTGTGAGTACTTCAAGCCGTCGTAGTAAGAGAAGCAGTATTCAGCGAGTGGAGGACTGGGTAGATAAGCTCGTTGACCCCGCCGCTGCGCCCGGCGACCAAGAACAAGTTCCGGGACCGGTTGACCAACACTCTATGCCAGTTGGTGCATCTACTCCATTGGGCCGAAGCGTCGAAGAGCTTCAAAGGGATTTGGCTGGCGACGATAATGTCGAACAAGGTTTAGCATGTGTTGTCAAGCAGCGAACTTCCGTACCTCGGACGATCGGAAGCATCACGATTGGGGATAGCCCAGAGGTGGAACTTCCGAAGCTGGCATTGGTGGATATTCAACCGTATGTGCGGCTTTTGGACGAATCCGTGCCGACCTCATCGAACATCGGACCACCGCAGTCGAAAACAGGAACAAATCCTAAAATAATCGCGAAAGTGACCAATCCCTCTCCATTTGAGCTGTGGCATCGTGAGACGTGTAACCGCCGACAGCAGCGCGAAGACGACGTCATCAAAGAAAATGAGAACCGTTTGCACGAAATCGAGGCTGCCTTGCAACGGCAACGTGATCTGGAACTGAAGTATCAGCAGGAAACGGAACTGCGGCGTAGGCGAGAGGTAGACCTTGTGAACCGTTTGAATCGTCTGGAAGACCAACGTGCAGAGGAGCGGCAACAGCTGAAGGAAGTAGAAAGTGCGTTGAAGAGGCAACTGGAGGAGAGCCTACTACGGTACCAAGTCCTGGAGATGAAACGTAGGCAGGAGCAATCTGCACGGGAGGATCAGCTACGTCAATATCAAGAGCGAGAGCGTCTACTAACCGAACAGCTGAAGTCGGTTCAAGTAGGTGAAGCACGACGTGAAGAAGCATTCCAAAACCCGGAGGGCGCAGATGGTCAGTCTCGGGGCATTGCGGCGTTTCAACTACAACAGGCTGCAGTGGATCAGTGGCAAAGTGCATCACCGTTTCAACTGCACCAACCGACACCGTTTCTACCGCACGGAGCTGCAGCATGTCCACAACAAGATGCACCAGTGAGTCAACTACAACAAGGTGTCCCGGATGTTCCGGTACCTATGAGACCCGTGAGTAATCCACTGGCGGCGATGGTAAGTGATCCAGTATGCAATCTGCGCGAAACCGATACAAGGCAGGTAGCTAGGTCAGTTAGTGGAACACTTTGTGTAGATGCGCCAGGTAGAATAGGAACGCCTCATACTTTCACGATAGACCAAGAGCTAGGACAGTCAAATGTAGGGCAACAGGGCCAGTCACAGTTCCATCCCTTTAATCCACCAGAAATAAACATGTTGGGGGGGAATCATTTTCCACAAGTCCAGTTCGGGCCAACGCGCCAACAGTTAATGGTCAGACAAGTGATTCCAAAGGAGCTGCCGGTGTTTTCCGGGGATCCTACTGAGTGGCCGCTATTCGTATCGTAAGTAGCTACCAGTATTCAACAGATGCGTGTGGCTACTCAGATTCCGAGAACCTGCTGCGACTGCAACGATCACTGAAAGGTATCGCAAAGGACGCAGTGAGCAGTTTCCTTCTACATCCGTCAACGGTACCGCAAATCATGGCCACTCTACAGACACTATACGGAAGGCTGGAACAAATCGTGCATCACATGGTGGCGAAGGTTCGCGCAACGCCTGCTCCAAAGGCGGACAGGCTGGAAACGCTAGTCCAACTTGGTCTGGTTGTCCAAAACCTGTGTGGACATCTAAGGGCAATCGGGATGGGGAATCACCTTTCAAATCCCATCCTGCTTCAGGAGCTCGTCGACAAGCTGCCGGCCAATATCAAATTTAGCTGGGCGTTGTATCAGGAGCAACAACCGGTCGTCAACTTGCGTACGTTTGGCGACTACATAGGTAGAGTGACGGCTGCTACGAGTAGCGTAACAAACATCTGTCCGCTCACCAAGCCGCAGAAGGAGGAAAAGCCGAGGACGAAGGAAAAGGCTTTCGTGAACACCCATGCAACGTACGAGAAGAAGAAGCCAGGATCGTTTAAGAGCGAACAGTCGTCGAACACAAACTCCAGCGGAAGCAGTGAGAAAAAATGCTGCCCGATGTGCAAATCCCATGAGCACATCGCAGAGAAGTGTGTAGAGTTCACGAAGCTTTCGGTAAACGAGAGGTGGAAATTTGTCAAGGAAATGAAGCTGTGTCGGAGATGTCTTGTCGCACACACTCGATGGCCTTGTGAAGGTGAAGTATGCGGAGTACAAGGATGCCAGAAGCGCCACCATCGGTTACTGCATTACGTTCCAGAACCGGAGAAACCGTTGGCTACTACGAACGCGACTGTTACTGCTCATCAACAATCCGTTTCGTCGACGTTATTCAAGATACTACCAGTCACGTTGTACGGAAAGTCAGGCGCCGTCGACACTTATGCGTTCTTGGATGATGGATCGTCAGCAACCCTTCTGGAGAAAGCGATAGCCGACGAACTAGGAGTAGACGGCAAAGCACTATCATTGTGCATGCAGTGGACAAGCGGAATTGACAAGAAAGTTCCTTCAACACAAATAGCGAAGCTGAGTATTTCTGAACCTGGGAGCCAAAGGATGTTCCAGTTGTCGGAAATATACACCGTTGAGAACCTGAAGCTCCCGGAGCAGTCGATCAACCTGGATAAACTAGCTAAACAGTACAAGCACCTGCAGCGGTTGCCAGTGAAGAGTTTCGAGAGAGCTAACCCTGGATTGCTGATTGGACTCAGCAATAGTCATCTGCTGACCACCTCTAAAGTGCACGAAGGAAAGGAGCAAGAGCCTATCGCAGTGAAAACTCGCATTGGGTGGGTAGTTTGCGGCAGCTTACGTGGAGCGGAGAGTCAATTGCAACATCGACAGATGCACATTTGTGCAGAAACTATCGACCTTGATCTTCACAACTACGTCGAAGAGTTCTTCTCGGTGGAGAGCTTGGGTGTGGCTGTTGCTCCGAATTTGGAAGGACTAGAGGATCAACGAGCGCGACGAATTCTACAGGAAACGACGGTGCAGAAAGCAAATGGAAGAttcgagacgggtctgctgtggAAACAATGGGCTTTAATTCAGCACATGTCGGACGTATTTTGGCGGCGATGAATCCTCGAGTATCTACTGGTGATTTCTCGGCGAAGTAAGTGGTTTCAGGATGTCGCTCCAGTtaaggaaggaatgttagtgttgATAGCAGACGAAGGGAATCGCAACGGATGGATACGCGGCCGAGTGATCCGTACGTACCCAGGCAAGGATGGAGTTGCGCGAAAAGCAGACGTAGAGACAACAAGCGGAGTACTGAACAGACCTGTCAGCAAACTTGCGGTCCTTGATGTGATTCTAAATAGTGACGCCGAGAAGGTCCTCGGGCGCCACGTGGGGGAGGATGTTACCGGCAACCCTGCCACTGAAAAGTCTCTCAACTAATTTGAGTAGTGTGCGTGTGGCTAATTGAAGTAATGAGAGATCTGTCGGTCAATTGTCAGATAGCTGTCAAATATAGATTGAAGATTAAAAGTGCAGAATCATCGAGGCGACTTTCAGAAAACCCATCACTATCAAGTAATTATtaaaatttccatatataaaacTATTTCTAGATATAGATCTTATTTCAGATTAGCTAAATTATAGAAGTTAAAAAAGTTATATTGTTGAACTAGAACTATTGCGAGGTATAAGGAGACTAAATGTAAGTAAATTGAAATGGAAAATGAACTAGTATGTTACTAATGGTaataaatttacagctttgaGCTTACTTTCGATCGGGAACAACGACGAGTTTGCTTCGTAAGACCTCCGAAACCGAACGTTCtcaacaatcccagaatccaatgaaactcaattttctaggagatgttgtgttatttattcaatcatttggaagggttttcctatacataaaaaacttcaaaatattacaaatgtattttcttaggaaatgtaatgtttgatcgcaatatgtattgaagtgcacttttaaatatacaattatttataattatgaatttttcaaatttatatatatgtgtcttagagccaatttcaaacatgttcttttctatttttttccgatcatactaaatatttttggttcatcttctgaattagaatacctgtttgcctttactttgtcgccaggaataggcaaaaaaactatggaatttctgagtgcctggtattgttttggcgttattatatatttcttcgagatcttctgacattttaatgtactgttcagtggatacgtaacagaaatttaatttagttatattttatctgtttgtacaactgcccagttatataactctcgtggagttgttatggtatttccataatctcgagcaaggcttgctctctttgccattcgcttgagagtgccaccaatagcatcataTGGACCTTTagcgtgggacgttgcaaaaaaatgccattctgctcttaatgcatgctttgactggaatccacatagactagcaaagttcttcttatttttgtattgtgatgctgccccatcagacataaaataaattttagaaaagttcgttaattgtttcataaaatctatcatttttgagatgaacaactggaccgcaactgtatcgtgagccattacttccgatatgataatgaagctaacatttacaagtttattatctttcatatagtaaatttcaaatgggtgtattgttgcttgcgagttgttccaatgatatccttgagcagcgttttgaattatgaatgaatagttttcagagaaatcacaaatcgcaagaatttcatcatcctttaatgtatcttttttatttctgagaaatgatgattgttgtttatgaataaagtcgtgtgttataagtttgtcaattttatcaacaagatacggaacaaattcatcaacaggtttaataatcgtttctaaattacagcgatcagtattaaaccactgctgaaatataatctcttctttgtcatttgattctaatatcaatgtaagttcctcttcaatgtgttcattacaagcacacttttctctctctctctctctcttcttggcgtaacgtcctcattaggacaaagcctgcttctcagcttagtgttctatgagcacttccacagttattaactgagagcttcctctgccaatgaccattttgcatgtgtatatcgtgtggcaggcacgaagacactctatgcccaaggaagtcaaggaaatttcctttacgaaaagatcctggaccgaccgggaatcgaacccgtcaccctcagcatggtcatgctgaatacccgtgcgtttaccgcctcggctatatgggccctataagcacacttttcacaagcacggaaaaagcaattatctgttctggtggaaatatcgcaaagcattttttgtattatttcatcttgtgacacaattcttatactgttgaacattaaatttacattttcatgaatagtacatatgcatacattatgtataccagtagaatcaagtaaaatacaatgctttggtcgcaactgtgtaaatactgtgaaaccaatattcacagttttgtacatacactcccgttcaaaagtttggggtcaccccctcaaaaacatgtcatttttttaggcccatatctccgccaatttgcgtccgatttcaaaactctaggtttcattcaaaagataataagtcaaagaaactatgaacatgatttaaaagaaactttttcaaaaaaaaaatgtatgtaaacttaacccaaagctgccacattttctaaaaaatgaatataaacttacggcagtgtcgctggaagttgggtcgaccaaattttaagatgagagtggtaatatgacccattttctattagctttcaactgctttttacagaacttagctaaaaaatctagaaaaaaagttattaagtaaattaatccttgatgtcatcgaccaaaagtttggggtcacccctcaaaatgctgtatcggccaaaagtttggggtcactatcgtaaaacatggaaaagtgatttgttgatatctttgtcatctttcattcaattttaattcttcttggcttatttgaaacaaaatgaatgatacttactgcatagacattgaaccacacatatttgttaaaattcacatactaaaacttaacgtaaagttgcctcattttttgaagcgtggtaaaatgtgctaactttacataacatttttatatacaaaaatcgttaaatacgttaagttgaagacatcaaacgtaaatttagttaattatctttgaaatgagccaaaaataattaaaattgaactatagatgacgaagatatcaccaaatcacttttccatgttttacgaaagtgaccccaaacttttggccgatacatcatattgaggggtgaccccaaacttttggtcgatgacatcaaggattaatttacttaataacttttttttctagatttttcagctaagatctgtaaaaagcagttgaaagccaatagaaaatgggtcatattaccgctctcatcttaaaatttggtcgacccaacttccagcgacactgccgtaagtttatattcattttttagaaaatttggcaactttaggttaagtttacacacaattttttttgaaaaagtttcttttaaatcatgttcaaagtttctttgacatattatcttttgaatgaaacctagggttttgaaatcggacgcaaattggcggagatatgggcctaaaaaaatgacatgtttttgagggggtgaccccaaactattgaacgggagtgtatctacaaaaatcatataagcctctttgagcgacatcatcaaaagtcgtttttgaacttgttgtttttttccatttcgaacctcagaaacaaaatcatttgttcctggcattggcctgctgatatcattatcatcaaaaaattctcttactatttgttttgtatcgtcatcaataccattcCCCCTTTTTTttgtggtacaaagaataccctgttcataaacaagttccttcacctgcctcgccatatacattggtgcgttaaactctcttgtgattttatttaccgaccaagacttaggaagtacagatagtattttaatctgttcgcttctgtcagtagggtgattgaacttatcctttaactgcataattatctcgtcatacgcctccactttgccaacatccgttgaatctattccgaagatattttttcggactgctttcgtaatctgcaatgatttgtttatgcgatattccatacttctcatgtttttagatgagattggcgataaactcaatgtttcagcaatggtattaaacttctcaatattatggggaccctgtagttgatctgttgacggaattgactccaatgatggaatagatggtgatggtaccatatctgtaagataaaagttaaggttaacaatataataatgaatgcagtggaaagttaatgatagttatttatgcaacgagttgcaaaaatgattttttttttcgcacatttatccaacgaggcttgccgggttggataaatacgaagaatactgaaaaatgtagttttgcaacgagctgcaaaatgagttatataaaagaagctaacacgttgaaggcttacttacccagctcatgttcgatttgttgaccactcgttgacggttctggttctggaacatcatgatgttgctgcccactaaatgatggttgcatagtttcgtcgtttccatccgatcggcgttttttcgtattcgggcttctgttgtgacttatcaatccacgacatgactcactactcatcgattcgtcgattgacccgtagattatgacgtgccccgtagattatgacgcttgcattttggattgtttatttttgcactgcacttgaatttgttgaattttgatttatacgattgatccattacttttcagaactgcctttaataaccaaagagaagtaacacgttggatgataccgattcattttcttgttttgttcatatttgctttaggtacaactcttgatttgttttttttttcaattaggtagttcgaatctaataaatagccttacctaatattaggtaagaacatggggtagaaacgtttgggtagaaattacagcagcacgtatgaaatgcgtgttctaattgtatattgtttcgtacttctagagtgctgctgcgtgaatatgggtgcattgcattgttgcatatgacacaataagtttcattgcattttgagattactagataaccttcactggtttagtttgtttttaaaaaaagacactgaaaaaataataatttggacatgaaaaagtttttgttagaaaaactttttttccttaaaagtgcccatcttgtgatgtatggacggttggtagggaacataattacctgtctggagacaaaatttcatcaaaatcaaaaatggtgtttatttttaaatcaactttgaatttttagaaatgatttttttcagtgtagggctcattttggattttttcagtatttttttcttaaaatttgacttattttgtgataaccaCCCATACAACCCTTTtatgtaggagtagtcatttttcgattataaacatttttaaaaaatccataaaaaaagtttagcccttttcaaaagtcagtccagataaattttgaagaaactaagtatacaaagtggcttatctagtcttggtgtacatacccagaaagtttcattgtaatctgagagggtgctgccaaagATGCAACagacggattgtcgtgatcaaacacgcaaccccatcatcagtgggaagccatgcgca contains the following coding sequences:
- the LOC109398182 gene encoding trichohyalin-like, with the protein product MVQCGGCKRWYHFSCARVDTKTVHSKEFVCVECSRKQISQRSVQSVSGRSSAASSRRSQYERELQRLEDERRAEEQVEEERRRQEKLLMEKAAKEKLEREKQFIAKKHELLRLQDDEIVSTSSRRSKRSSIQRVEDWVDKLVDPAAAPGDQEQVPGPVDQHSMPVGASTPLGRSVEELQRDLAGDDNVEQGLACVVKQRTSVPRTIGSITIGDSPEVELPKLALVDIQPYVRLLDESVPTSSNIGPPQSKTGTNPKIIAKVTNPSPFELWHRETCNRRQQREDDVIKENENRLHEIEAALQRQRDLELKYQQETELRRRREVDLVNRLNRLEDQRAEERQQLKEVESALKRQLEESLLRYQVLEMKRRQEQSAREDQLRQYQERERLLTEQLKSVQVGEARREEAFQNPEGADGQSRGIAAFQLQQAAVDQWQSASPFQLHQPTPFLPHGAAACPQQDAPVSQLQQGVPDVPVPMRPVSNPLAAMVSDPVCNLRETDTRQVARSVSGTLCVDAPGRIGTPHTFTIDQELGQSNVGQQGQSQFHPFNPPEINMLGGNHFPQVQFGPTRQQLMVRQVIPKELPVFSGDPTEWPLFVS
- the LOC134288119 gene encoding uncharacterized protein LOC134288119 — translated: MSSESCRGLISHNRSPNTKKRRSDGNDETMQPSFSGQQHHDVPEPEPSTSGQQIEHELDMVPSPSIPSLESIPSTDQLQGPHNIEKFNTIAETLSLSPISSKNMRSMEYRINKSLQITKAVRKNIFGIDSTDVGKVEAYDEIIMQLKDKFNHPTDRSEQIKILSVLPKSWSVNKITREFNAPMYMARQVKELVYEQGILCTTKKRGNGIDDDTKQIVREFFDDNDISRPMPGTNDFVSEVRNGKKQQVQKRLLMMSLKEAYMIFVDTLPFNSLGSPPQKHVIFLGPYLRQFASDFKTLGFIQKIICQRNFEHDLKETFSKKIVCKLNLKLPNFLKNEYKLTAVSLEVGSTKF